In the genome of Myxococcus stipitatus, one region contains:
- a CDS encoding DUF4136 domain-containing protein yields MPTVKEPTARVAPAPGGIPMRLHPRLAPLLFAGLFMACASINVSSNYDPSAVQEIDAYKSYAWAAQPDGGDKRVYNSIMGNQVMQAADAVLQARGYKKVDASENPDFLVGWHGSVQDKLEADTVNNYYGYPYSPAWDPFWGGPVVAAAPETYVREYEEGTILLDVVDGKSKQLVWRGKAQSEVNGNASAEKQQKKVTQAVDKILERFPPKAGKK; encoded by the coding sequence ATGCCTACCGTCAAGGAGCCGACGGCGCGTGTCGCGCCGGCACCAGGAGGCATCCCCATGCGTCTGCATCCGAGGCTCGCGCCCTTGCTGTTTGCGGGGCTCTTCATGGCCTGCGCGAGCATCAACGTCAGCTCCAACTACGACCCGTCGGCCGTGCAGGAGATTGACGCCTACAAGTCCTACGCCTGGGCGGCCCAGCCCGATGGCGGCGACAAGCGGGTCTACAACTCCATCATGGGCAACCAGGTGATGCAGGCGGCTGACGCCGTGCTGCAGGCGCGTGGCTACAAGAAGGTGGACGCCAGCGAGAACCCGGACTTCCTCGTGGGCTGGCACGGCTCCGTCCAGGACAAGCTGGAGGCCGACACGGTCAACAACTACTACGGCTATCCCTACAGCCCGGCGTGGGACCCCTTCTGGGGTGGTCCCGTCGTCGCCGCGGCGCCGGAGACGTATGTCCGCGAGTACGAGGAGGGCACCATCCTGCTCGACGTCGTGGACGGGAAGTCCAAGCAGCTCGTCTGGCGCGGCAAGGCGCAGTCCGAGGTGAATGGGAACGCGTCGGCGGAGAAGCAGCAGAAGAAGGTCACCCAGGCGGTAGACAAGATCCTGGAGCGCTTCCCGCCCAAGGCCGGGAAGAAATAG
- a CDS encoding chemotaxis protein, which translates to MSRLRPCVGCALLLAVLGGCSVATPRSELARRVGRSDLSVDALRSRVRDMARRFSGLLEVSADDIASRSGSASVREAMTTFKINAVPAMQGALLQPDPVAALVDAWALLAQLELALPQFAERAGASRDATDEATRMVHQQEGEIEALWRDVSGQEDVSGVRARVHEWAARNPLVGPLVTRVSTVSLLADVAALSNVNVRGTAAVLEDEVRDLTSRVDLYAGSLPRQARWQAESLAQEALRALPAREVLRDLERTVEVLEQLGALAAGTSVLVARERSAVLGALTTEREALQRFIDEERQALMVDVRGERQAVLSALHTERVEGLQQGERIGFTLMDHAFQRASGLVDRVFLWLLALMALGLVGALLIAALLTRAWKRRTPC; encoded by the coding sequence ATGTCCCGCCTCCGCCCATGCGTGGGTTGCGCGCTGCTTCTTGCCGTCCTGGGCGGGTGCTCCGTCGCGACGCCGCGCTCGGAGCTGGCGCGACGCGTGGGGCGCTCGGACCTGTCCGTGGATGCGCTGCGCTCCCGCGTGCGGGACATGGCCCGCAGGTTCTCGGGGCTCTTGGAGGTCTCCGCGGATGACATCGCCTCGCGCTCGGGCTCGGCCTCGGTGCGCGAGGCGATGACCACGTTCAAGATCAACGCGGTCCCCGCGATGCAAGGCGCCCTGCTCCAGCCCGACCCCGTGGCGGCGTTGGTGGATGCGTGGGCGCTGCTCGCGCAGCTCGAGCTCGCGCTTCCCCAGTTCGCCGAGCGCGCCGGTGCGTCCCGCGACGCGACGGACGAAGCCACGCGCATGGTGCACCAGCAGGAGGGCGAGATAGAGGCGCTCTGGAGGGATGTGTCCGGCCAGGAGGATGTGTCGGGTGTCCGCGCGCGAGTCCACGAGTGGGCCGCGCGGAATCCCCTCGTGGGGCCGCTCGTCACGCGGGTGTCCACGGTGTCGCTGCTCGCGGATGTCGCCGCGCTCTCCAACGTCAATGTGCGAGGCACCGCGGCGGTGCTCGAGGACGAGGTGCGGGACCTGACCTCACGCGTGGACCTCTACGCGGGCTCGCTGCCACGACAGGCCCGGTGGCAGGCGGAGTCCTTGGCACAGGAAGCCTTGCGAGCGCTCCCCGCGCGGGAAGTCCTGAGAGACCTCGAGCGCACCGTGGAGGTGCTGGAGCAGCTAGGAGCGCTGGCGGCGGGGACGTCCGTGCTGGTGGCGCGGGAGCGGAGCGCGGTGCTGGGCGCGCTGACCACGGAGCGTGAGGCACTCCAGCGATTCATCGATGAGGAGCGGCAGGCGCTGATGGTGGACGTGCGAGGCGAGCGCCAGGCGGTGCTCTCCGCGCTTCACACGGAACGCGTGGAAGGGCTCCAGCAGGGCGAGCGCATCGGCTTCACCCTGATGGACCACGCCTTCCAGCGCGCCTCGGGACTGGTGGACCGCGTCTTCCTGTGGCTGCTCGCGCTGATGGCACTGGGCCTCGTGGGGGCACTCCTCATCGCGGCCCTGCTCACACGCGCCTGGAAGCGACGGACGCCCTGCTGA
- a CDS encoding sigma-70 family RNA polymerase sigma factor, with product MSLGDTGRRVVAMPARRLALERAPDEALCRAFLEGEETAFEVLVTRHRALVFSLVRRYATRPEDAADLTQAAFLRALEASRRVFARWIPRGPTPFRAWLVRIALNLAKNHARNTRRWRPVLVEAPDDVAPEAPAESAQEGLERSEQARRVREEVLLLPRRQREVLTLRVDGGLAFKDIAETLGITENNAKVQFHLAVKRLKARVAEPEEKQ from the coding sequence GTGAGCCTCGGGGACACAGGCCGACGGGTGGTGGCGATGCCGGCGCGCCGGTTGGCCCTGGAGCGGGCGCCGGACGAGGCCCTCTGCCGCGCGTTCCTGGAGGGCGAGGAGACGGCCTTCGAGGTGCTCGTGACGCGGCACCGGGCGCTCGTCTTCTCGCTGGTGCGCCGCTACGCGACGCGGCCCGAGGACGCCGCGGACCTGACGCAGGCCGCCTTCCTGCGGGCGCTGGAGGCCTCTCGCCGCGTCTTCGCGCGTTGGATTCCCCGGGGCCCCACCCCGTTCCGGGCGTGGCTGGTGCGCATCGCCCTCAACCTGGCGAAGAACCACGCTCGCAACACCCGCCGGTGGAGGCCCGTGCTGGTGGAGGCGCCGGACGATGTGGCGCCGGAGGCCCCCGCCGAGTCCGCCCAGGAGGGGCTGGAGCGCTCCGAGCAGGCACGGCGGGTGCGCGAGGAGGTGCTGCTCCTGCCTCGGCGCCAGCGAGAGGTCCTGACGCTGCGCGTGGACGGAGGGCTGGCGTTCAAGGACATTGCCGAGACGCTCGGCATCACGGAGAACAACGCGAAGGTGCAGTTCCACCTGGCCGTGAAGCGTCTGAAGGCGCGGGTGGCCGAGCCGGAGGAGAAGCAGTGA
- a CDS encoding zf-HC2 domain-containing protein, with translation MAACPEQETRLDLHAAGALDAAETVQLVQHLESCAGCREAFAASVEMLSLLALPEPTVAEKHAQDALPQRTLEAWKREHARPAPWRRAVGVSLAAAAAVAMAVLVPGLVRPGGGARGATEPTEAATEAHQVEAQTLADFEAWAGLEPLEPGAAMEDEETLEDLDASNEDDLLGETL, from the coding sequence ATGGCTGCATGCCCGGAGCAGGAGACACGACTGGACCTGCATGCCGCGGGAGCGCTGGACGCGGCGGAGACGGTCCAACTGGTCCAGCACCTGGAGTCGTGCGCGGGGTGCCGCGAGGCCTTCGCCGCGTCCGTGGAGATGCTGTCGCTGCTCGCCCTCCCCGAGCCGACGGTGGCCGAGAAGCACGCCCAGGACGCCCTGCCCCAGCGCACGCTGGAGGCCTGGAAGCGCGAGCATGCGCGCCCGGCGCCCTGGCGGCGCGCGGTGGGGGTGTCGCTGGCCGCCGCCGCCGCGGTGGCGATGGCCGTCCTGGTCCCGGGCCTGGTGCGCCCCGGTGGCGGCGCGCGGGGAGCCACCGAGCCCACGGAGGCCGCGACCGAGGCCCATCAGGTGGAGGCGCAGACGCTCGCGGACTTCGAGGCGTGGGCGGGGCTGGAGCCCCTGGAGCCCGGCGCCGCGATGGAAGATGAGGAGACGCTCGAGGACCTCGATGCGTCGAACGAGGACGACCTGCTGGGAGAGACGCTGTGA
- a CDS encoding TIGR02265 family protein — MVLEGSGSRIKGGVLISRLNLLRQQGGQVRVDQVLGRLPPSDQALLRKSLLPVAWYPLELNLRLDSAIAEVLSPDDEGRAFIEMGRASAEESLRGPQHGFLRAGDPHFLLSQAARIYRFYYAVGSRTYDKTGPRSAILRTFSAENVTQADCLTIVGWHERAIELSGGLSPRITHPMCRAQGAPHCEYHCCWD; from the coding sequence ATGGTGCTGGAAGGCTCGGGCTCTCGCATCAAGGGGGGCGTGCTCATCTCCCGGCTGAACCTGCTGCGCCAGCAGGGCGGGCAGGTTCGCGTGGACCAGGTCCTGGGGCGGCTGCCTCCCTCGGACCAGGCCCTGCTGCGCAAGTCGCTCCTCCCCGTGGCGTGGTACCCGCTGGAGCTCAACCTGCGACTGGACTCCGCCATCGCGGAGGTGCTGTCCCCCGACGACGAGGGCCGGGCCTTCATCGAGATGGGGCGGGCGTCCGCGGAGGAGTCGCTGCGGGGTCCCCAGCACGGCTTCCTGCGGGCGGGTGATCCGCACTTCCTGCTGAGCCAGGCGGCGCGCATCTACCGGTTCTATTACGCGGTGGGCTCGCGCACGTACGACAAGACCGGGCCCCGGTCCGCCATCCTGCGCACCTTCAGCGCGGAGAACGTCACGCAGGCGGACTGCCTCACCATCGTCGGCTGGCATGAGCGCGCCATCGAGCTGTCGGGGGGCCTGTCACCGCGCATCACCCACCCCATGTGCCGGGCCCAGGGCGCGCCGCACTGCGAATACCACTGCTGCTGGGATTGA
- a CDS encoding peroxiredoxin yields the protein MLAIGDLAPDFSAIDCHGVPLSLSALKGRRVVLFFFPKAFTLGCTIENRAFRDNHLRLQELGAELVGVSVDTQKTQCEFAAKEDIHFSLLGDPDRVISRAYDVLWPVLRVDRRVTFIIDPEGRVEDIIRHEMRVYRHLDDVLSYLEKHPLPAALDSAA from the coding sequence ATGCTCGCCATCGGAGACCTCGCGCCAGACTTTTCCGCCATCGACTGTCATGGCGTGCCGCTGAGCCTGTCCGCGCTCAAGGGCCGCCGGGTGGTCCTCTTCTTCTTCCCCAAGGCCTTCACGCTCGGCTGCACCATCGAGAACCGCGCCTTCCGGGACAACCACCTGCGCCTGCAGGAGCTGGGCGCGGAGCTGGTGGGTGTCTCCGTGGACACGCAGAAGACCCAGTGCGAGTTCGCGGCGAAGGAGGACATCCACTTCTCCCTCCTGGGAGACCCGGACCGCGTCATCAGCCGCGCCTACGACGTGCTCTGGCCCGTGCTGCGCGTGGACCGGCGCGTCACGTTCATCATCGACCCGGAGGGCCGCGTCGAGGACATCATCCGCCACGAGATGCGCGTGTACCGCCACCTGGACGACGTGCTGAGCTACCTGGAGAAGCACCCGCTCCCGGCCGCCCTCGACTCGGCCGCGTGA
- the uvrA gene encoding excinuclease ABC subunit UvrA gives MHKTHLVGARTHNLKELSVDLAEGELVCITGVSGAGKSSLALDTLYAEGQRRFVESFSPYARQFLERLERPPMEALEPVAAGGAVDRRAPVKSSRSTVATLADVEPYLSALFTREAMPVCPTCGVEAVRTDARSAATALLRESPDAPALIAFPLRIPDTASFLDARARLLKDGFHRLVVQGEVRELESLKPSEATDSAGVARVLVDRVKLSQSQLSRVTQAVEDAWNRAEGEAVVWVAGGEAKRVRRGLVCPQCAREFEAARPGLFSYQSPVGACAACRGFGRTIGIDWDKVTPNPALSLSEGAIRPWSGASTEWERGMLQRWCREKGIPMDKPWSSLTNAQRESVLEGAGDYDEGRQYPGVRAWFRWMESRTYKMHVRVLLARYRAYSLCQSCGGARLNEQARAYRVGGLDLPGWHGLELTEAVARLEALRPTTGQGELARRELSARLRYLRRVGLGYLTLDRQARTLSGGEAQRVSLTAALGTSLTGSLFVLDEPTVGLHPGDVPPLTEAIAELAERGNIALVIEHDPLVIRSAHRVLELGPGAGREGGQLCFDGTPEALAKRADLPTGRLLAGTGDAPRTPRKRTGSLEIRGAREHNLKALSVSVPLGVLCAVTGPSGSGKSTLVDEVIYRHLARRLGVKDVEAPGAVDALEGAEEVKSITFVDQSPLGRTSRGNAATYTKAWDKLRELFASEPDAEVRGLTPAHFSFNVDKGRCEACSGEGYETVEMQFLADVALLCAVCRGRRFKEEVLAVRHQGFSVAQVLEMTVAEVLQHFGKDTALQRTLGPVARLGLGYLPLGQPLSTLSGGEAQRLKLARALASESKDALFIIDEPSAGLHAEDVRHVIDALHALVGRGASVLVVDHDVSVMKASDWMVDLGPVGGRDGGRLVAEGTPADVARGKGATAEALRGERRAQARPSKPRKAAKDAAPAIEVEHAREHNLQDVSCKIPLGKLTVVTGPSGSGKSSLAFDVVFAEGQRRFLETLSPYARQFLPTMPRPDVERVSSIPPSVALEQRTSRAGGTSTVATVTEVAHYLRLLFAKLGEPHCPKDDTPITSMSPELLFAQLQAMKGEGTVLAPAVRARKGTYLDVFTAAARAGITQAIVDGELASTDDPPRLAKTREHDIDLVMFEGKLSKLPRDLFDKALGWGQGALKIRAGKGETLLSTERTCPRCGTAVPELDPRWFSFNTKQGRCDSCEGMGIQGGPTAQAEGETAPCKACGGSRLDPVPRGVRLEGARYHEVVRQSVASALARVKGWKFKGDRALLGEPSRQELLRRMEFLERVGLGYLSLDRNAATLSGGEMQRLRLSAQLGAGLTGAMYVLDEPTIGLHPRDTHRLLDNLRALVNTGSTVLVVEHDSDTIRAADHLLDLGPTGGRGGGRILAEGPPDVVLQGDSPTAHALRESQVRPPSGRGAPQKWIELKGARANNLKRVDLRLPVGRLNVVSGVSGSGKSTLVRQVLYPALREALELVSSKPGPFDSLKGVEAVKRVMSVDQSPIGRTPRSVPATFLGIWDELRRAFAATPEAKIRGFSAARFSFNTASGGRCTTCEGQGSISHEMSFLPDVVTPCEACGGARFDAATLEIRYHGLSIGDVLRLSADEAKDVFKALPKVAAPLQCLSDLGVGYLQLGQGSNTLSGGEAQRLKLASELTASSRHEPTLYVLDEPTTGLHLGDVEKLITFMGRLVDRGDTLVVIEHHPSVIGAADHVVELGPEGGEEGGLIVAEGTPREVAKVKSATGRVLRSLFTNEEPASSRRGSGASR, from the coding sequence ATGCACAAGACCCACCTCGTAGGCGCCCGCACGCACAACCTGAAGGAACTCTCCGTCGACCTGGCCGAGGGAGAGCTGGTCTGCATCACCGGCGTCTCGGGGGCGGGCAAGTCGAGCCTGGCGCTCGACACGCTGTATGCCGAAGGACAACGGCGCTTCGTGGAGAGCTTCAGCCCCTATGCCCGACAGTTCCTGGAGCGGCTGGAGCGGCCGCCCATGGAGGCACTGGAGCCGGTGGCCGCGGGGGGGGCGGTGGACCGGCGCGCGCCGGTGAAGAGCTCCCGCTCGACGGTGGCGACGCTGGCGGACGTGGAGCCGTACCTGTCCGCGCTCTTCACGCGCGAGGCGATGCCCGTGTGCCCCACGTGTGGCGTGGAGGCGGTGCGCACGGATGCGCGCTCCGCGGCGACGGCGCTGTTGCGCGAGTCCCCGGACGCCCCCGCCCTCATCGCGTTCCCGCTGCGCATCCCCGACACGGCGTCGTTCCTGGATGCCCGCGCGCGGCTGCTGAAGGACGGCTTCCACCGGCTGGTGGTGCAGGGCGAGGTGCGGGAGCTGGAGTCGCTCAAGCCCTCGGAGGCGACGGACTCGGCGGGGGTGGCGCGGGTGCTGGTGGACCGGGTGAAGCTGTCGCAGTCGCAGCTGTCCCGCGTGACGCAGGCGGTGGAGGACGCGTGGAACCGCGCCGAGGGCGAGGCCGTGGTGTGGGTCGCCGGCGGCGAGGCGAAGCGCGTGCGCCGGGGCCTGGTGTGTCCCCAGTGCGCGCGGGAGTTCGAGGCCGCGCGTCCCGGGCTGTTCAGCTACCAGTCGCCGGTGGGCGCGTGCGCGGCGTGCCGGGGCTTTGGCCGCACCATCGGCATCGACTGGGACAAGGTGACGCCCAACCCGGCGCTGAGCCTGTCGGAGGGCGCCATCCGTCCCTGGTCCGGCGCGTCGACGGAGTGGGAGCGGGGCATGCTCCAGCGCTGGTGCCGCGAGAAGGGCATCCCCATGGACAAGCCCTGGTCCTCGCTGACGAACGCGCAGCGCGAGTCGGTGCTGGAGGGCGCGGGAGACTATGACGAGGGCCGCCAGTATCCCGGCGTGCGCGCGTGGTTCCGGTGGATGGAGAGCCGCACGTACAAGATGCACGTGCGCGTGCTGCTGGCGCGCTACCGCGCGTATTCGCTGTGCCAGAGCTGTGGCGGCGCGCGGCTCAACGAGCAGGCCCGTGCGTACCGCGTGGGCGGGCTGGACCTGCCGGGGTGGCATGGGCTGGAGCTGACGGAGGCGGTGGCTCGGCTGGAGGCGCTGCGCCCGACGACGGGGCAGGGGGAGCTGGCGCGGCGGGAGCTGTCCGCGCGCCTGCGCTACCTGCGGCGCGTGGGCCTGGGCTACCTCACGTTGGACCGTCAGGCTCGCACGCTGTCCGGAGGCGAGGCGCAGCGCGTGTCGCTGACGGCGGCGCTGGGTACGTCGCTGACGGGCTCGCTGTTCGTGCTGGACGAGCCCACCGTGGGCCTCCACCCGGGGGATGTGCCGCCGCTGACGGAGGCCATCGCCGAGCTGGCCGAGCGCGGCAACATCGCGCTGGTGATTGAACACGACCCGCTGGTCATCCGCTCCGCGCATCGCGTGCTGGAGCTGGGGCCGGGGGCGGGGCGAGAGGGGGGCCAGCTGTGCTTCGACGGCACGCCCGAGGCGCTCGCGAAGCGCGCGGACCTGCCCACCGGGCGGCTCCTCGCGGGGACGGGGGACGCGCCGAGGACGCCGCGCAAGCGCACCGGCTCACTGGAGATTCGGGGCGCGCGCGAGCACAACCTGAAGGCGCTGTCGGTGAGCGTGCCGCTGGGCGTGCTGTGCGCGGTGACGGGGCCGAGCGGCTCCGGCAAGAGCACGCTGGTGGATGAGGTCATCTACCGGCACCTGGCTCGGCGGCTGGGTGTGAAGGATGTGGAGGCTCCGGGCGCAGTGGACGCGCTGGAGGGCGCGGAGGAGGTAAAGTCCATCACCTTCGTGGACCAGTCTCCGCTGGGGCGCACGTCGCGCGGCAACGCGGCCACGTACACGAAGGCGTGGGACAAGCTGCGAGAGCTCTTCGCCTCGGAGCCGGACGCGGAGGTGCGCGGCCTGACGCCGGCCCACTTCTCCTTCAACGTGGACAAGGGCCGCTGCGAGGCGTGCTCGGGCGAAGGCTACGAGACGGTGGAGATGCAGTTCCTCGCGGACGTGGCCCTCTTGTGCGCGGTGTGCCGGGGCCGGCGCTTCAAGGAGGAGGTGCTCGCCGTCCGTCACCAGGGCTTCAGCGTGGCGCAGGTGCTGGAGATGACGGTGGCGGAGGTGCTCCAGCACTTCGGGAAGGACACCGCGCTTCAGCGCACGCTCGGGCCGGTGGCTCGGCTGGGCCTGGGCTACCTGCCGCTGGGGCAGCCGCTGTCCACGCTGTCTGGCGGTGAGGCGCAGCGGCTGAAGCTCGCGCGGGCCTTGGCCAGTGAGTCGAAGGACGCGCTGTTCATCATCGACGAGCCGAGCGCGGGCCTGCATGCGGAGGACGTGCGCCACGTCATCGACGCGCTGCACGCACTGGTGGGACGAGGGGCCAGTGTCCTCGTCGTCGACCACGACGTGTCGGTGATGAAGGCGTCGGACTGGATGGTGGACCTGGGGCCCGTGGGTGGGCGCGACGGTGGGCGACTGGTGGCGGAGGGGACGCCCGCGGACGTGGCTCGAGGGAAGGGCGCGACGGCGGAGGCGCTCCGGGGCGAGCGTCGCGCCCAGGCGCGTCCGTCGAAGCCGCGCAAGGCCGCGAAGGACGCGGCGCCGGCCATCGAGGTGGAGCACGCGCGCGAGCACAACCTCCAGGACGTGTCCTGCAAGATTCCGCTGGGCAAGCTCACCGTCGTCACGGGGCCGAGCGGCTCGGGCAAGAGCTCGCTGGCGTTCGACGTGGTGTTCGCGGAAGGGCAGCGGCGCTTCCTGGAGACGCTGAGCCCGTATGCGCGCCAGTTCCTGCCGACGATGCCTCGGCCGGACGTGGAGCGTGTCAGCTCCATTCCTCCGTCGGTGGCGCTGGAGCAGCGCACCTCTCGCGCGGGCGGCACCAGCACGGTGGCCACCGTCACCGAGGTGGCCCACTACCTGCGCCTCCTGTTCGCCAAGCTGGGCGAGCCGCACTGCCCCAAGGACGACACGCCCATCACCTCCATGTCGCCCGAGCTCCTCTTCGCGCAGCTCCAGGCGATGAAGGGCGAGGGGACGGTGCTGGCTCCCGCGGTGAGGGCGCGCAAGGGCACCTACCTGGATGTCTTCACGGCGGCGGCGCGCGCGGGCATCACCCAGGCCATCGTCGACGGGGAGCTCGCCTCGACGGATGACCCGCCTCGCCTGGCGAAGACGCGTGAGCACGACATCGACCTGGTCATGTTCGAGGGCAAGCTCTCCAAGCTGCCGCGAGACTTGTTCGACAAGGCGCTCGGTTGGGGACAGGGGGCCTTGAAGATTCGCGCGGGAAAGGGCGAGACGCTGCTGTCCACCGAGCGCACCTGTCCTCGGTGCGGCACCGCCGTGCCGGAGCTGGACCCGCGCTGGTTCTCGTTCAACACGAAGCAGGGCCGCTGCGACTCATGCGAGGGCATGGGCATCCAGGGCGGCCCCACCGCGCAGGCCGAGGGCGAGACGGCGCCGTGCAAGGCGTGTGGTGGAAGTCGCTTGGACCCGGTGCCGCGTGGGGTGCGGCTCGAGGGCGCGCGCTATCACGAGGTGGTGCGTCAGTCCGTCGCCTCCGCGCTCGCTCGGGTGAAGGGGTGGAAGTTCAAGGGGGACCGCGCGTTGCTCGGCGAGCCCTCTCGTCAGGAGCTGCTGCGGCGCATGGAGTTCCTCGAGCGCGTGGGGCTCGGTTACCTCTCGCTGGACCGCAACGCGGCGACGCTGTCGGGCGGAGAGATGCAGCGACTGCGGCTGTCGGCGCAGCTGGGCGCGGGCCTCACGGGGGCGATGTACGTGCTCGATGAGCCCACCATCGGCCTGCATCCTCGCGACACACATCGGCTCCTGGACAACCTGCGGGCCCTGGTGAACACGGGCTCCACGGTGCTGGTGGTGGAGCACGACTCAGACACCATTCGCGCGGCGGACCACCTGCTGGACCTGGGGCCTACCGGTGGGCGTGGCGGTGGTCGCATCCTCGCGGAGGGGCCTCCGGACGTCGTCCTCCAGGGGGATTCTCCCACGGCGCATGCGCTGCGCGAGTCACAGGTGCGGCCTCCCTCCGGACGTGGTGCGCCCCAGAAGTGGATCGAGCTGAAGGGCGCGCGCGCGAACAACCTCAAGCGCGTGGACCTGCGGCTCCCGGTGGGCCGGCTCAACGTCGTCAGCGGGGTCTCCGGCTCGGGCAAGAGCACGCTGGTGCGGCAGGTGCTGTACCCGGCGCTGCGCGAGGCACTGGAGCTGGTGTCGTCGAAGCCCGGACCGTTCGACTCGCTGAAAGGCGTGGAGGCGGTGAAGCGGGTGATGTCCGTGGACCAGTCGCCCATCGGACGCACGCCGCGCTCGGTGCCCGCGACGTTCCTGGGCATCTGGGATGAGCTGCGGCGCGCCTTCGCCGCCACGCCCGAGGCGAAGATTCGCGGCTTCTCCGCCGCGCGCTTCTCCTTCAACACGGCCAGCGGCGGACGCTGCACCACCTGCGAGGGACAGGGCTCCATCTCCCACGAGATGTCCTTCCTCCCGGACGTGGTGACGCCGTGCGAGGCCTGCGGTGGGGCGCGCTTCGACGCGGCCACGCTGGAGATCCGCTACCACGGCTTGTCCATCGGCGACGTGCTCCGCCTGTCCGCGGACGAGGCCAAGGATGTCTTCAAGGCCCTGCCCAAGGTGGCCGCGCCGCTCCAGTGTCTGTCGGACCTGGGTGTGGGGTATCTCCAACTGGGTCAGGGCTCCAACACGCTGTCCGGTGGCGAGGCGCAGCGCTTGAAGCTGGCCTCCGAGCTGACGGCCTCTTCTCGGCATGAGCCCACGCTCTACGTGCTCGACGAGCCCACCACCGGGTTGCACCTGGGGGACGTGGAGAAGCTCATCACGTTCATGGGGCGGCTCGTGGACCGGGGCGACACGCTGGTGGTCATCGAGCACCACCCGTCGGTCATCGGCGCGGCGGACCATGTGGTGGAGCTGGGGCCCGAGGGAGGCGAGGAGGGTGGCCTCATCGTCGCGGAGGGCACGCCTCGCGAGGTGGCGAAGGTGAAGTCCGCGACGGGTCGGGTGCTGCGCTCGCTCTTCACGAACGAGGAGCCCGCGTCGTCGCGACGGGGCTCGGGGGCCTCCCGGTGA
- a CDS encoding DUF5996 family protein: MAIASTPGLGTKEEAWPALSFMEWKDTLATLHRYTQVLGKVRLALTPPENHWWNVSFRVTSRGLSTMLIPYGNGSFEVDFDFLANELRFLTSRGDVRVMELTSRPVAEFYRDVMATLRSLGIEVSIWDRPVEIPDDTTRFSEDEHHSIYVPEQARRFWRALLQANIVLKEFRARFTGKCSPVQFFWGSFDLAVTRFGGRPAPVRPGADAVTAEAYCEEVCSAGFWPGTEALGGASFYCYAAPEPPGFSSAQVEPASGGYSKDLKEFLLPYEAVRRASNPRAFLLDFLQTTYDACADLGKWDRTRLERPLILPDSVKASHAVSPEGSPLGASP, from the coding sequence ATGGCCATCGCGTCGACACCTGGACTCGGGACGAAGGAGGAGGCGTGGCCCGCGCTCTCCTTCATGGAGTGGAAGGACACCCTCGCCACGCTGCACCGCTACACGCAGGTGCTCGGCAAGGTGCGGCTGGCGCTGACGCCGCCGGAGAACCACTGGTGGAATGTGTCCTTCCGCGTGACGTCGAGGGGCCTGTCCACGATGCTCATTCCCTATGGGAATGGGAGCTTCGAGGTGGACTTCGACTTCCTCGCCAACGAGCTGCGCTTCCTGACGAGTCGCGGCGACGTGCGCGTCATGGAGCTGACGTCGCGGCCGGTGGCGGAGTTCTACCGCGATGTGATGGCCACGCTGCGCTCGCTGGGCATCGAGGTGAGCATCTGGGACCGGCCGGTGGAGATTCCGGACGACACCACGCGGTTCAGCGAGGACGAGCACCACTCCATCTACGTGCCGGAGCAGGCCCGGCGCTTCTGGCGGGCGCTGCTGCAAGCGAACATCGTGCTGAAGGAGTTCCGTGCGCGCTTCACGGGCAAGTGCAGCCCGGTGCAGTTCTTCTGGGGGAGCTTCGACCTGGCGGTGACGCGCTTCGGAGGCAGGCCCGCGCCGGTGCGTCCGGGGGCGGACGCGGTGACGGCCGAGGCGTACTGCGAGGAGGTCTGTAGCGCGGGCTTCTGGCCCGGGACCGAGGCGCTGGGAGGCGCGTCCTTCTACTGCTACGCGGCCCCGGAGCCGCCGGGCTTCTCCTCGGCGCAAGTGGAGCCCGCTTCGGGCGGTTATTCGAAGGACCTCAAGGAGTTCCTCCTGCCCTACGAAGCCGTGCGGCGCGCGAGCAACCCGAGGGCCTTCCTGCTCGACTTCCTGCAGACGACGTATGACGCCTGCGCGGACCTGGGGAAGTGGGACCGCACCCGACTGGAGCGCCCGCTCATCCTCCCCGACAGCGTGAAAGCGTCGCACGCCGTCTCGCCGGAAGGGTCTCCCCTCGGCGCGAGTCCGTAG
- a CDS encoding glutathione peroxidase, with the protein MRTVPLLTLVTALAVTPALASTPSKSQPASEKTSMSLHDLSANRLDGKPAKLSDYQGKVLVIVNTASECGYTPQYAGLEKLYKEYKAKGVEVLGFPSNDFGEQEPGTSEQIAKFCELRFKVTFPMFEKVKTKGDGQSPVYAFLAKKHDAPKWNFHKYVVGKDGQVLAGFPSKVTPESDELRKAIDAALAQK; encoded by the coding sequence ATGAGAACCGTCCCTCTGCTGACCCTCGTCACCGCGCTCGCCGTCACCCCGGCGCTCGCCTCCACCCCTTCGAAGTCCCAGCCCGCGAGCGAGAAGACCTCCATGTCCCTGCACGACCTGTCCGCCAACCGCCTCGATGGCAAGCCCGCGAAGCTCTCCGACTACCAGGGCAAGGTCCTGGTCATCGTGAACACCGCGTCGGAGTGTGGTTACACGCCGCAGTACGCGGGCCTGGAGAAGCTCTACAAGGAATACAAGGCCAAGGGCGTCGAGGTGCTGGGCTTCCCGTCCAATGACTTCGGCGAGCAGGAGCCGGGGACCTCGGAGCAGATCGCCAAGTTCTGCGAGCTCCGCTTCAAGGTCACCTTCCCCATGTTCGAGAAGGTGAAGACGAAGGGCGACGGCCAGTCCCCCGTGTATGCCTTCCTGGCGAAGAAGCACGACGCGCCGAAGTGGAACTTCCACAAGTACGTCGTGGGCAAGGACGGCCAGGTCCTCGCGGGCTTCCCGAGCAAGGTGACGCCGGAGAGCGACGAGTTGCGCAAGGCCATCGACGCCGCGCTCGCGCAGAAGTAG